One region of Carassius carassius chromosome 41, fCarCar2.1, whole genome shotgun sequence genomic DNA includes:
- the LOC132123226 gene encoding uncharacterized protein LOC132123226, whose protein sequence is MDLFPFSPSQLVTEMTGSSHPWFRLLIGWCCLLSSALLIVTVYLANLHKKSDVTGNKESNTTENNGKTEQRIDFVHGPSVIDYIRLIRDKEKPWLCPKPCESNFVSLESSTVIVRVSGLYYFHAQVYFKQIPQTNEVPTVTLIKNKGNGTEFRKLSEVKGNGPGSLTMIRLVKLYEGESISLNINHINGLSGDDYDTYWEIILFNNK, encoded by the exons ATGGATTTGTTTCCCTTTTCTCCGTCTCAGTTAGTCACGGAGATGACCGGCTCAAGTCACCCCTGGTTCCGCCTCCTGATTGGCTGGTGCTGCCTGTTGAGTTCAGCTCTTTTGATAGTGACAGTATATCTTGCAAATCTGCACAAAAAG tCAGACGTGACTGGAAACAAAGAGTCAAATACAACAG AAAACAATGGCAAAACTGAACAACGAATAG ATTTCGTGCATGGTCCATCCGTCATTGACTATATCCGTCTGATTAGAG ACAAAGAAAAGCCCTGGCTATGCCCTAAACCGTGTGAGAGCAACTTCGTCTCGCTGGAGAGCAGCACTGTCATAGTTAGAGTCAGCGGGCTGTACTATTTCCACGCCCAGGTCTACTTCAAACAGATTCCTCAAACAAATGAAGTGCCGACTGTTACTTTGATCAAAAACAAAGGCAATGGGACAGAATTTAGAAAATTAAGTGAGGTCAAGGGCAATGGACCAGGATCGTTGACAATGATCCGTCTGGTCAAGCTGTACGAGGGAGAAAGCATCAGCCTGAATATAAATCATATCAACGGCCTATCAGGAGATGATTATGATACTTACTGGGAAATTATCTTgtttaataacaaataa